Proteins co-encoded in one Nitrosopumilus sp. genomic window:
- the mqnC gene encoding cyclic dehypoxanthinyl futalosine synthase codes for MSQTTEQIQKSDIKDILENSLNGQRPGSKDCLRLLESDDVHLMGLVSGHLTKKKFGKKASFVNNIILNYTNVCITDCKFCAFYRSPGAEDSYTLTLDQIESRVKTAWDMFKIRQVLIQGGHNPSLKIEYYEDAFRMIREKFPKVGVHGLSTSEIDMIAKVEKSSTKEILSRLKNAGLQSIPGAGAEILTDSVKNIISPKKISSDAWIRIMDEAHSLGIPSSATMMYGHVENNNDVVEHFFKIVKLQEKTKGFMAFIPWNFEPNNTLMHEEGLVEYGTGGIQLLKMIAISRLVFDGLISHIQSSWLTNGVGMAQLALQYGADDFGGTLIGEEVVSCTGARSTELTDKIIIDAIHQIGYDVEERDNFYNPVTL; via the coding sequence TTGAGTCAGACTACTGAACAAATACAAAAAAGTGATATTAAAGATATTTTGGAAAATTCTCTTAACGGTCAAAGACCTGGATCTAAGGATTGTTTGAGACTCTTGGAGTCTGATGATGTTCATTTGATGGGTCTTGTTTCAGGCCATTTAACTAAAAAGAAATTTGGCAAAAAAGCCTCATTCGTAAATAATATTATTTTGAATTATACTAATGTGTGTATCACTGATTGTAAATTTTGTGCATTTTATAGATCTCCTGGAGCAGAGGATTCTTACACATTAACCCTTGATCAAATAGAATCAAGAGTAAAAACTGCATGGGATATGTTTAAGATTCGTCAAGTTTTGATACAAGGTGGACACAATCCCAGTTTAAAGATAGAATATTATGAAGATGCGTTTAGAATGATTAGAGAAAAATTCCCAAAAGTTGGCGTTCATGGGTTATCTACATCTGAAATTGATATGATTGCAAAGGTGGAAAAATCCTCAACTAAAGAAATTTTATCTAGATTAAAGAATGCAGGACTACAGTCTATCCCTGGTGCAGGTGCTGAAATTTTAACTGATTCTGTTAAGAATATTATCAGTCCGAAGAAGATCTCTAGTGATGCTTGGATTCGAATAATGGATGAGGCACATTCCCTTGGAATTCCCTCTTCTGCAACCATGATGTATGGTCATGTAGAAAACAACAATGATGTTGTTGAACACTTTTTTAAAATTGTAAAACTCCAAGAAAAAACCAAAGGCTTCATGGCATTTATTCCATGGAATTTTGAACCAAATAATACGTTGATGCACGAAGAAGGTTTGGTAGAATATGGAACTGGCGGAATTCAACTTTTGAAGATGATTGCAATCTCTAGATTGGTCTTTGATGGATTAATTTCACACATTCAATCTTCATGGCTTACAAATGGTGTTGGTATGGCACAACTTGCTTTACAGTATGGTGCTGATGATTTTGGTGGAACTCTAATTGGTGAAGAGGTAGTCTCATGTACCGGTGCACGCTCAACTGAACTAACTGATAAAATAATCATTGATGCAATTCATCAGATTGGGTATGATGTCGAAGAACGAGATAATTTCTATAATCCTGTTACTTTATAG
- a CDS encoding 2-amino-3,7-dideoxy-D-threo-hept-6-ulosonate synthase, which translates to MVSGNQIRLNRILRKGRMLCIPMDHGISNGPIEGLEDPASTIYKCEGHGLTSVIINKGILKTLPKPTKVGVLVHFSSSTSLSLSPNRKMLTGTVKEAVAMGADGVSLHINIGGKEEPEMLEQLGMTADQCHKWGMPLLAMMYPRGENIKDPHDPEIVAHVARIGAECGADIVKTLYTGDIESFAKIVKSTPVPIVIAGGPKTKTDLDILQMTEDAMTAGAKGITYGRNIFAHKTPEKIVEALADIIFRKVTAKEAMKKIEQE; encoded by the coding sequence ATGGTATCAGGTAATCAAATTAGACTAAATCGAATTCTTCGAAAAGGAAGAATGTTATGTATTCCAATGGATCATGGAATTTCAAATGGGCCGATTGAAGGTCTTGAAGATCCAGCATCTACAATTTACAAATGTGAAGGGCATGGACTTACTAGCGTAATTATCAACAAGGGAATTCTCAAAACACTACCAAAACCAACCAAAGTAGGAGTTTTAGTACATTTTTCAAGTAGTACATCATTATCACTATCACCTAATCGAAAAATGCTAACGGGTACAGTAAAAGAAGCAGTAGCAATGGGCGCAGATGGAGTTTCATTGCACATCAACATTGGAGGCAAGGAAGAACCAGAGATGCTTGAACAATTAGGAATGACTGCTGATCAATGTCACAAATGGGGAATGCCACTTTTAGCTATGATGTATCCAAGAGGAGAAAACATCAAAGATCCACATGATCCTGAAATTGTTGCACATGTTGCAAGAATTGGAGCAGAGTGTGGAGCAGATATTGTTAAGACATTATACACAGGAGATATTGAATCATTTGCAAAAATTGTAAAGAGTACACCAGTTCCAATAGTAATTGCAGGTGGTCCTAAAACAAAAACAGATTTAGATATTCTGCAAATGACTGAAGATGCAATGACAGCAGGAGCTAAAGGCATCACATATGGCAGAAATATCTTTGCACATAAAACACCTGAAAAAATAGTTGAAGCATTAGCAGACATAATTTTTAGAAAAGTAACTGCAAAGGAAGCAATGAAGAAAATTGAGCAAGAATAG
- a CDS encoding 3-dehydroquinate synthase II produces the protein MSKNRELIISPKVSQTQLAKFLPQLESEGIKMLYIDPKKIGNKKTKIQTVYPSPTSNYVVLEKEGVVKPKGKKIGMKFQVLSNSDIEHILTVAKKGLDFVIVEVKDWKIIPLENIIAKLHKIHTKIFAIAKTPEEVRKMFSILEVGVDGVIFNTDSINEVREAMLYLGTRSFEMKPAKIIEIKEVGDGERVCVDTASMLHKGEGMLIGSRSNFLFLVHNESVGSSFTSPRPFRVNAGAVHCYTLSPDGTTNYLSEIETGSEVLILNSKGNARRATVGRSKIERRPMLMIKASIEGEIGGIIAQDAETIRFVKPNGQLVSVTHLKKGDMVMVHSKPATGRHFGMEVSDEYILEK, from the coding sequence TTGAGCAAGAATAGAGAATTAATTATTTCACCTAAAGTTTCACAAACACAGTTAGCTAAATTTCTCCCACAGTTAGAATCTGAAGGGATTAAGATGTTATACATTGATCCTAAAAAAATAGGAAATAAAAAAACAAAAATTCAAACAGTCTATCCATCACCCACATCAAACTATGTAGTCCTTGAAAAAGAAGGAGTTGTAAAACCAAAAGGAAAAAAAATTGGAATGAAATTTCAAGTATTATCTAATTCAGATATCGAGCACATCCTTACTGTTGCAAAAAAAGGATTAGACTTTGTGATTGTAGAGGTAAAGGATTGGAAGATAATCCCACTTGAAAACATCATTGCAAAACTCCATAAAATACACACAAAAATTTTTGCAATAGCAAAAACCCCTGAAGAGGTAAGAAAGATGTTCTCAATTTTAGAAGTAGGTGTAGATGGCGTAATTTTCAACACAGATTCAATTAATGAGGTGAGAGAGGCAATGCTATACCTAGGAACCAGAAGTTTTGAGATGAAGCCTGCAAAGATTATTGAGATTAAAGAAGTAGGTGACGGAGAGCGTGTATGTGTAGACACAGCATCAATGCTCCATAAAGGAGAGGGTATGTTAATTGGAAGTAGATCAAACTTTTTGTTTCTTGTTCATAATGAATCTGTGGGTTCATCATTTACATCACCTAGACCATTCAGAGTTAATGCAGGTGCAGTTCACTGTTACACTTTATCACCTGATGGAACAACTAACTATCTCTCAGAAATTGAAACAGGTTCTGAAGTTTTGATCCTAAATTCAAAAGGGAATGCAAGAAGAGCAACTGTAGGAAGATCAAAAATAGAGAGAAGACCAATGCTAATGATCAAAGCTTCTATAGAAGGCGAGATTGGAGGGATTATTGCACAAGATGCAGAAACGATTAGATTTGTAAAACCTAATGGACAACTAGTATCAGTTACGCATTTAAAAAAAGGAGATATGGTCATGGTGCATTCAAAACCTGCAACAGGAAGACATTTCGGAATGGAAGTTTCAGATGAATATATTTTAGAAAAATAA
- the aroD gene encoding type I 3-dehydroquinate dehydratase gives MKHKTCVSIAETTPNKVKQVLKNALKKSDFVEVRFDFLKREQIPQTLELIKKDLNRIVCTLRPKTEGGKFSGNEKERMSIIKLIAEYNPFLLDVEFNMLKKNPQLTEYLKSTKTELLVSWHDFKKTPKATELKKKITQMSKFSNNIKIVSTAKTTDDAIRMLELYSKKGKNNLISFAMGDIGRISRILCLYLGSPYTYVSLGKAVAPGQFSVDEVKKIASLK, from the coding sequence ATGAAGCATAAAACTTGTGTATCAATTGCAGAGACAACACCAAACAAAGTCAAGCAAGTATTAAAAAATGCATTAAAAAAATCAGATTTTGTTGAAGTAAGATTTGATTTTTTAAAAAGGGAGCAAATTCCACAAACACTAGAATTAATCAAAAAAGATCTAAACAGAATTGTATGCACATTAAGACCAAAAACTGAGGGCGGAAAATTTTCAGGTAACGAAAAAGAAAGAATGTCAATCATAAAATTGATTGCGGAATACAACCCATTTTTGTTAGATGTTGAATTCAACATGCTAAAGAAAAATCCACAGTTAACAGAATATCTAAAATCAACAAAAACAGAATTACTTGTTTCATGGCATGACTTTAAGAAGACTCCTAAGGCCACAGAATTAAAAAAGAAGATTACTCAAATGAGCAAGTTTTCAAACAATATAAAAATTGTAAGTACTGCAAAAACAACAGATGATGCAATAAGGATGTTAGAACTGTATAGTAAGAAAGGAAAAAACAATTTGATATCATTTGCAATGGGGGATATAGGAAGAATTTCAAGGATTTTGTGCCTGTATTTGGGTAGTCCATACACATACGTTTCTTTAGGAAAGGCAGTTGCGCCAGGACAATTTAGTGTAGATGAAGTAAAGAAGATTGCAAGTCTAAAATAA
- the aroE gene encoding shikimate dehydrogenase, translated as MAKSFAVIGDPIDHSLSPNIHNAAFRELNLDCSYIAYRIPKGELEDGIEGLKKIKIDGFNVTIPHKVEMMKYLNKMDESCSLIGAVNTVTNKDGILKGYNTDMDGFLEPFKKKKLNIENTKVLLLGAGGAARAIVAAFAKEKAKSITIANRTLENARNLLEFAKKMGLDVNVIRIEDVKDSAKNYDIIVNATSVGLNNEPTIISLDNINEKTIVYDIVYMPMNTDFIKKAKEKNAVIIFGYEMLLGQAARAFEIWHGMKAPYNAMKKALLGGF; from the coding sequence ATGGCAAAATCATTTGCAGTGATTGGAGATCCTATTGATCATTCATTATCTCCAAACATACACAATGCAGCATTCAGAGAATTGAATTTAGATTGTTCATACATTGCATATAGGATCCCAAAAGGAGAATTAGAAGATGGAATAGAAGGGCTCAAAAAAATAAAGATTGATGGATTCAATGTTACAATTCCACACAAAGTAGAGATGATGAAGTATTTGAACAAAATGGATGAATCTTGTAGTTTGATTGGTGCAGTAAATACTGTAACAAACAAAGATGGAATTTTAAAAGGATATAATACAGATATGGATGGATTTTTAGAACCATTCAAAAAAAAGAAATTAAACATTGAAAACACTAAGGTACTTCTCCTTGGCGCAGGTGGTGCTGCAAGAGCAATAGTTGCAGCTTTTGCAAAAGAAAAAGCAAAGAGTATAACCATAGCAAACAGAACCTTAGAAAATGCAAGAAATCTCTTAGAATTTGCAAAAAAAATGGGGTTGGACGTAAATGTAATTAGGATTGAGGATGTAAAAGATTCTGCAAAAAATTATGACATTATTGTTAACGCCACATCAGTTGGACTAAACAATGAACCAACCATCATTTCATTAGACAACATCAACGAAAAGACAATTGTTTATGATATTGTATACATGCCAATGAATACAGATTTTATAAAAAAGGCAAAAGAGAAAAATGCAGTCATAATTTTTGGTTATGAAATGTTATTAGGTCAAGCAGCAAGAGCCTTTGAAATATGGCATGGTATGAAAGCACCTTATAATGCCATGAAAAAAGCATTGTTAGGAGGATTTTGA
- a CDS encoding shikimate kinase: MAKVKATVHGAVSLVNAIATQKGATLGIELKVEALVETSSGRGIIIESDNKMLSSRLINKTVEKIVSKKDLEQNKISIRLDSEIPTGYGLKSSSAISSAVALACAKIFRPKITDQQILLAGVDASIESKVSITGAYDDACSCYYGGFNVTDNAKKRRIHFEKGPSNLIAVIFIPKNRKRGKVKNLKVLSAVFDNAWKLAKKSNYWEAMIINGLATASILNSDPKIITNLIEKGALAASVSGNGPSIAAIVKKENEANIKKIFATLEGNVLVSKINNKKAEVYEV, encoded by the coding sequence ATGGCAAAGGTAAAGGCTACAGTCCATGGCGCAGTTTCATTAGTTAATGCCATTGCAACTCAAAAGGGAGCAACGTTAGGAATTGAACTGAAAGTAGAAGCATTAGTGGAAACAAGCTCAGGAAGGGGAATTATCATTGAATCAGACAACAAAATGCTTAGTTCCAGGTTAATCAACAAAACTGTTGAAAAGATCGTATCAAAAAAAGATTTGGAACAAAATAAAATATCAATTAGATTAGATTCTGAAATTCCTACAGGGTATGGATTAAAAAGTTCAAGTGCTATTTCATCTGCAGTGGCACTTGCGTGTGCAAAAATATTCAGACCAAAAATCACTGATCAACAAATTTTACTTGCAGGTGTTGATGCATCTATTGAATCCAAAGTAAGTATTACAGGTGCATATGATGACGCATGTTCATGTTACTATGGAGGATTTAATGTAACAGACAATGCAAAGAAGAGACGAATTCACTTTGAAAAAGGACCATCTAATTTGATAGCAGTAATTTTTATTCCAAAAAACAGAAAACGTGGAAAGGTTAAAAATCTAAAAGTATTATCCGCCGTATTTGATAATGCCTGGAAATTAGCAAAAAAATCAAATTATTGGGAAGCGATGATAATTAATGGGTTAGCTACAGCATCTATTCTAAATTCAGATCCCAAAATTATTACTAATTTAATTGAAAAAGGCGCACTTGCAGCCTCAGTTTCCGGAAATGGTCCGTCAATAGCAGCCATAGTAAAAAAAGAAAATGAGGCAAACATCAAAAAGATATTTGCAACATTAGAAGGAAATGTGTTAGTTTCTAAAATTAATAACAAAAAGGCAGAAGTTTATGAAGTGTAA
- the aroA gene encoding 3-phosphoshikimate 1-carboxyvinyltransferase, which produces MKCKVEKSRISGKIVCPPNKSYTHRAIFLASLAGNNSKVENILRSADTIATIEACKKFGADLEIQNSSIIVKKSIKFDKNVPEINTENSGTTIRIASGIASLFSEEITLTGDDSLQKRPMQPLLDALSSIGAQCSSTDGKPPIKIKGRILGGDVKIPGNFSSQFISALLISAPLTEKGINLTIEGNLVSKPYLDATIATMRKFGITVQTLIPYKRYNIVPQIYKETTFTVPIDFSSLALLLSATVLIGKDITIKGNIGNLPQGDEAFIDILEQLGVSVSISEEEIKIKTPEKLTGGKFDLSNSPDLLPPLAILSLNSSAPIEIVNVKHARLKETDRIAIISRELVKIGIKIQEKEDGLILEKTDNLRGADLNSENDHRLFMSFCIAGMYVGNCIVTDPESVNVSYPNFIDEMNRLGAKIQLN; this is translated from the coding sequence ATGAAGTGTAAAGTTGAGAAATCAAGGATTTCAGGAAAAATAGTTTGTCCTCCAAACAAAAGTTATACTCATAGAGCAATTTTTCTTGCATCACTGGCAGGAAACAATAGTAAAGTTGAAAATATTTTACGTTCAGCTGATACGATTGCCACTATAGAAGCATGCAAAAAATTTGGAGCAGATTTGGAAATTCAGAATTCATCAATTATTGTGAAAAAATCCATAAAATTTGATAAAAACGTGCCTGAAATTAATACAGAAAACTCTGGCACTACAATTAGAATAGCATCAGGTATTGCAAGTCTATTTTCTGAAGAAATCACACTAACGGGCGATGACAGTTTACAAAAAAGACCAATGCAGCCACTCCTTGATGCATTATCAAGCATTGGCGCACAGTGTAGTTCAACTGATGGAAAACCACCAATCAAAATTAAAGGAAGGATTTTGGGCGGAGATGTTAAAATTCCAGGAAATTTTTCTAGTCAGTTTATTTCAGCATTATTAATTAGTGCACCGCTTACAGAAAAAGGAATTAATCTTACAATAGAAGGGAATTTAGTATCAAAACCATATCTTGATGCGACAATTGCAACAATGAGAAAATTTGGAATAACTGTTCAAACACTAATTCCATATAAAAGATACAATATAGTACCACAAATATACAAAGAGACAACATTTACAGTTCCGATTGATTTTTCCAGTCTTGCATTACTTCTTTCAGCAACTGTACTTATTGGAAAGGATATTACAATCAAGGGAAACATTGGAAATTTACCTCAAGGGGATGAAGCATTCATAGATATTTTAGAACAGTTAGGAGTTTCTGTATCCATTAGTGAGGAAGAGATTAAAATTAAAACACCTGAAAAACTAACAGGAGGCAAATTTGATTTAAGTAATTCTCCAGATCTTCTTCCCCCACTAGCTATTTTATCATTGAATTCATCAGCACCAATTGAAATTGTAAATGTAAAGCATGCAAGATTAAAAGAGACAGACAGAATTGCAATCATTTCAAGAGAATTAGTCAAAATTGGAATTAAAATTCAAGAAAAAGAAGATGGTTTAATTTTAGAAAAAACAGATAATTTAAGAGGTGCTGATTTGAATTCTGAAAATGATCATAGATTATTCATGTCTTTTTGTATAGCTGGAATGTATGTAGGAAATTGTATTGTTACAGATCCAGAATCAGTAAATGTCTCATATCCTAATTTTATTGATGAGATGAATCGACTAGGTGCAAAAATTCAACTAAACTGA
- the aroC gene encoding chorismate synthase, with protein sequence MPGSSIGQRLVLTSFGESHGKVIGAVLDGCPAGLEIEEKEIQKMLDLRKPGQNVISTQRKERDVVEIVSGVFRGHTTGAPITMLIWNSDQKSKDYENLKTKLRPGHSDYPAMVKYNHYNDHRGGGRFSGRLTATHVMGGAIARKLLKVALGIETNSFTSQIGKIRMEEEFNEKMISSIYKNDVRCPENKTAKIMRDSILIAKKKGDSLGGIIESITTNVPVGLGEPIFSSLESDLSKAIFSIPSVKGVEFGSGFRGSEMYGSENNDLYTIKKGKIVTKTNNSGGILGGISNGMPITIRIAFKPASSIAQKQSTVDIKTKKEAILQVKGRHDPCVVPRAPPVVDSLVALTIADHALIAGAIKPVL encoded by the coding sequence TTGCCAGGAAGTTCAATTGGTCAACGACTTGTTTTAACAAGTTTTGGTGAAAGTCATGGAAAAGTTATTGGCGCAGTACTAGATGGATGTCCTGCAGGTTTAGAAATTGAAGAAAAAGAAATTCAAAAAATGCTTGACCTAAGAAAACCAGGTCAAAATGTTATCTCAACACAAAGAAAAGAAAGAGATGTTGTAGAAATTGTATCAGGAGTTTTTAGAGGACATACTACAGGAGCCCCAATTACAATGTTAATTTGGAATAGTGATCAAAAATCAAAAGATTATGAAAATTTAAAAACTAAACTTAGACCAGGCCATTCAGATTATCCTGCCATGGTAAAATATAATCACTATAATGATCATAGAGGAGGAGGAAGATTTTCAGGAAGACTCACTGCTACACATGTAATGGGAGGTGCAATTGCAAGAAAATTACTCAAAGTAGCATTAGGAATTGAAACTAATTCATTTACATCACAGATTGGAAAAATAAGAATGGAAGAAGAATTTAACGAAAAAATGATTTCATCAATTTATAAAAATGATGTAAGATGTCCTGAAAACAAAACTGCAAAAATAATGCGTGATAGTATTTTGATTGCAAAAAAAAAGGGAGATTCACTTGGAGGAATTATTGAATCAATTACAACAAATGTTCCAGTAGGTTTAGGAGAACCAATTTTCAGTTCGTTAGAATCAGATTTGAGTAAGGCAATTTTTTCGATTCCATCAGTTAAGGGAGTTGAATTTGGTTCAGGGTTTAGAGGTTCAGAGATGTATGGTTCTGAAAATAATGACTTGTACACAATAAAGAAAGGCAAAATAGTAACAAAGACAAATAATTCAGGAGGCATTCTTGGAGGAATTTCAAATGGAATGCCAATAACAATTAGAATTGCATTCAAACCTGCATCATCTATTGCACAAAAACAAAGTACAGTAGATATTAAAACCAAAAAAGAAGCAATACTTCAAGTAAAAGGTAGACATGATCCATGTGTAGTTCCCAGAGCACCACCAGTAGTTGATTCACTTGTAGCCTTAACAATAGCAGATCATGCGCTTATTGCAGGAGCAATCAAACCTGTTTTATAA
- a CDS encoding aminotransferase class I/II-fold pyridoxal phosphate-dependent enzyme codes for MSDINDLRNHMDEVTLEMIKLLKIRIDIAKEIGEVKKNIGKGVTDEVREDNLRGKVISLCKEIGLDETIATKFFNFLLNESVKVQSTNKQTHFSIFLKAKSLEQQGKKIIHMEVGEPDFLPPIIVKKALEEVYEKGFLKYGQARGMPIFRDALAKYVSKKFGTNITENNILVSPGARFSIFTAITTLLNPGDEIIVIEPAWPAYKDCALNAGIKVRTINTTLEDKWEPSLEQIKNTINSNTKMIILNYPNNPTGKILSEKLQDDIIDIARKNNLYILSDEIYSQYAKTNWKSILSYNYKKSIVTQSFSKSHAMTGFRIGYSIADKEIIEKMAKLEAMCLTNVSEPIQYVAMKALEADISNNSNTVQNRLDMLTEKASKMGLDFVVPDGAMYIFARINQEGFDGVQFANDTLEKGLAIAPGEGFGNYKNFIRISACQDEKTLIEGMNILSNIMSETQ; via the coding sequence ATGTCAGACATCAATGATCTTCGAAATCATATGGACGAAGTAACTCTTGAAATGATAAAGCTATTAAAAATCAGGATAGATATTGCAAAAGAGATTGGGGAAGTTAAAAAAAATATTGGGAAAGGTGTAACTGATGAAGTTCGAGAAGATAATTTACGTGGGAAAGTAATTTCACTATGTAAAGAAATAGGGTTAGATGAAACCATAGCTACAAAATTTTTTAATTTCTTACTAAATGAATCAGTAAAAGTTCAGTCAACCAACAAGCAAACACATTTTTCAATTTTCCTCAAAGCAAAATCATTAGAGCAGCAAGGGAAAAAAATTATTCATATGGAAGTAGGAGAGCCAGACTTTTTACCACCAATAATTGTTAAAAAGGCATTAGAAGAAGTATATGAGAAAGGATTTTTAAAATATGGTCAAGCAAGAGGAATGCCAATATTTAGAGACGCGCTTGCAAAATATGTTTCAAAGAAATTTGGTACAAATATTACAGAAAATAATATTCTTGTAAGTCCAGGTGCAAGATTTTCAATATTTACTGCAATCACAACATTACTCAATCCAGGTGATGAGATAATCGTGATTGAACCTGCATGGCCTGCATACAAAGATTGTGCGTTAAATGCAGGAATCAAAGTTAGAACTATCAATACAACTCTAGAAGACAAATGGGAGCCATCATTAGAGCAGATTAAAAATACAATTAATTCAAACACAAAGATGATTATTTTAAATTATCCAAATAACCCAACAGGGAAAATTCTTTCCGAAAAACTACAAGACGATATCATAGATATTGCAAGAAAAAATAATCTCTACATTCTAAGTGATGAGATCTATTCACAATATGCAAAAACCAACTGGAAAAGTATTCTGTCTTACAATTATAAGAAAAGTATTGTCACCCAATCATTTTCAAAATCTCATGCCATGACAGGGTTTAGAATAGGATATTCTATAGCAGACAAAGAAATCATTGAAAAAATGGCAAAATTGGAGGCCATGTGCCTAACAAATGTGTCTGAACCTATCCAATACGTTGCCATGAAAGCCCTTGAGGCAGACATATCCAACAATTCTAATACAGTGCAAAACAGACTAGATATGTTGACAGAAAAAGCATCTAAAATGGGATTGGATTTTGTAGTCCCAGATGGTGCAATGTATATTTTTGCTAGAATTAATCAAGAGGGATTTGATGGAGTCCAGTTCGCAAATGATACTCTTGAGAAAGGACTTGCCATAGCCCCAGGAGAGGGATTTGGAAATTATAAGAATTTCATCAGAATTTCTGCATGTCAAGACGAAAAAACACTAATTGAGGGAATGAATATACTGAGTAACATTATGAGTGAAACACAATGA
- a CDS encoding prephenate dehydrogenase/arogenate dehydrogenase family protein, giving the protein MKKMTVVGAGGQMGQWFARYFADKGFEVTGYDSENKIIGKNIIASDSLVGSILKADYVVLCTPTRRTPEIIRLIAKEMKRGTYLIEISSEKSKVVSSLSKMPDKINPICIHPMFGPGTKVIKGQNIISVPIKDAKKELTVAKALFDGANFVTIDAAEHDKKIAVILGLTHLMNLVFANIISKDEKMNLTEKMSGTTFRVQKTLAESIMTESPELIETIIANPEIRRVAEELWKDIGRLLTAVQESKTEEVITYIRECQERLAKHTDINESYKKLTKMVKSVEK; this is encoded by the coding sequence ATGAAAAAGATGACAGTTGTTGGTGCAGGTGGGCAAATGGGACAATGGTTTGCCAGATATTTTGCAGACAAAGGTTTTGAAGTTACAGGTTATGATTCAGAAAATAAAATCATAGGAAAAAATATCATAGCATCAGATTCATTGGTTGGCTCAATCCTAAAAGCTGATTATGTAGTGTTATGTACTCCAACAAGAAGAACACCAGAAATTATCAGACTCATTGCAAAAGAAATGAAAAGAGGAACATATCTAATTGAGATATCATCAGAGAAATCAAAAGTGGTTTCATCATTGTCAAAAATGCCAGACAAGATCAATCCAATTTGCATTCATCCAATGTTTGGGCCCGGAACAAAAGTAATAAAAGGTCAAAACATAATTTCAGTTCCAATTAAAGATGCTAAAAAAGAATTAACGGTTGCAAAAGCATTATTCGATGGAGCAAACTTCGTAACAATTGATGCTGCAGAGCACGACAAAAAGATTGCGGTAATTTTAGGATTAACACATTTAATGAATTTGGTTTTTGCAAATATTATTTCAAAGGATGAAAAAATGAATCTCACAGAAAAAATGTCAGGAACAACTTTCAGAGTTCAAAAAACATTAGCCGAAAGCATAATGACAGAATCTCCAGAATTAATTGAAACAATTATCGCTAATCCAGAAATTAGAAGAGTTGCTGAAGAACTATGGAAAGACATAGGCAGATTACTTACTGCTGTTCAGGAATCAAAAACTGAAGAAGTAATCACATACATTAGAGAATGTCAAGAAAGACTTGCCAAGCACACAGACATCAATGAATCCTACAAAAAACTAACAAAAATGGTAAAATCCGTTGAAAAATAG
- a CDS encoding NUDIX domain-containing protein: MRSTKIVTSFIRNNEKLLILKRSDKVKSMKGLWAGISGIIENNEEPLKRAKIEIFEEVGITEDKITLVKSAEGMRVNSPQYENHEWEIYPFLFEVENPEIELNWENSEFEWIDIKELENYETVPSLQQVLLNLL; the protein is encoded by the coding sequence ATGCGTTCAACAAAAATTGTAACATCATTCATTAGAAATAATGAAAAATTATTGATTCTCAAAAGAAGTGACAAAGTCAAATCAATGAAAGGATTATGGGCAGGAATTAGCGGAATCATAGAAAATAATGAAGAACCATTGAAAAGAGCAAAGATCGAAATTTTTGAAGAAGTTGGAATTACAGAAGACAAAATCACACTTGTAAAATCTGCTGAAGGTATGCGAGTAAATTCGCCACAATATGAAAATCATGAATGGGAGATCTACCCATTTTTGTTCGAAGTAGAAAATCCAGAGATAGAGCTTAACTGGGAAAATTCAGAATTTGAATGGATAGACATAAAAGAGTTAGAAAATTATGAGACAGTTCCTAGCCTTCAACAAGTTTTACTCAATTTGTTGTAA